TCCTTCTCGGCCGGGTCCATCTCGGCGAAGGTCAGGTCCGACCCTTCCGGCTGGAAGATGGGGTCGTAGCCGTGGCCGCGGTCGCCGCGCGGCGGGAAGACCAGCTCCCCGTCGACCCGGCCCTCGACCACGACACAGGGGCCGTCGGGCCAGGCCACGGCCAGGGCCGAGGTGAACCAGGCGCTGCGGTCGCGCGAGCCCGTCTCCTCCAGCCGCTGCTCGACCTTCCTCATGGCCAGGGCGAAGTCCTTGGTCGGCCCGGCCCAGCGCGCCGAGAAGATGCCCGGCGCCCCGTCCAGCGCCGCCACCGACAGGCCGGAATCGTCGGCCAGGGCCACCTCGCCCGAGACCTGGGCGGCGTGGCGCGCCTTCAGCATGGCGTTGCCCGCGAAGGTGCTCTCGGTCTCGTCCGGCTCGGGCAGATTCAGCTCTCCGGCCGTGACGATCCGGTAATGTCCATCCAGCAGCGCTTCGATCTCGCGCGCCTTGCCGGGATTGTGGGTGGCGGCGACGAGCCGCATCCCCTTGATGAGCTTGAGATTCATGGCCCGACCTTAGTCCCGTCCGATGCCTTGCGAAAGTTTAACATCGTTAAACGATATGTAAGTTGGCATTTTCAGGGGCACGGCCTATCTTCTTCATCAAGAACGGAGGCCGCACCGTTCAGACGAAGCGGAAATCACGCAACGTCGATCCAGCGGCACAGGAAAAACGCACAAAAATCGTGCAACGATGGAGAGATGATTATGCAAGCGATGAAAACCTCGATCTGGCTGGACCGCGTCGGTCACGGCATCATCAACGGCGCCCTGCTGATTTCCCTGCCGGCCGCCGCCGTCGCCCTGATCCTGCAAAGCCTCTGACCGTCCGTCGGAGGGGGAGGCTTTGACGATCGACATGAACGCCGCGAAGAATAGCGCCGCGCGTGGGTCGACCGGACCCCGCGCGGCGACCGCGCCTCGATCTCCGGCCTGAGACCCAAGACCATGCGATTCCCGAAACCGGACTTTCTCGGGAAATCCGCGCCGCGCAGCCCCGAAGACGCGCCGGCCTATCGCCTGAAGTCCGCCCTGCGCACCCCCAATGTCCGCACCCTGGGCCCCGGCTCGGTGTCGAGCCTGCTCAAGATCGCCCTGGACGTGGCCTATGTGCTGATGGCCCTGGTCACCGGCCTGCTGCTGCTGCTGTGGGCGGCGTCGATCTTCATCCCCCTGGACAATCTCAACGTCACCGTCACCGACGGGACGGACGGGCGCCAGATGCCCCTGACGCGGCCGCTGCTGCTGTTCGGCCTGGGCGCCCTGACCGCCTATTTCGGCGGCTTCCTGCTGATCCTGCGCTATCTGCGCAAGATCTTCCGCACCCTGACCCTGGGCGACCCCTTCCAGCCCGACAATGTGCGCCGCCTGCGCCAGATCGGCCTGATCCTGGCCGTGGTCACCGGCGGCGTCTGGGCGGCCCAGGGGATGGTGGCGGCCCGGCTCGCGCCCGGCGTCATGGAGCCGCAAGGGATCAGCGACCTGCTCACCCCCGTCTTCTCCATCCTCGTCGTCTTCGTCCTGGCGGAGGTGTTCCGCGAAGGCGCGCGCCTGCGCCGCGAATCCGAACTGACGATCTGATCCGAAAACGCTAAGCTCAATCCATGGCCATCCGCGTCCAGCTCGACCGCATCCTCGCCCAGCGCCGCATGTCGCTGACGGAACTCGCCGACCGCGTCGGCGTGACCGTCGCCAACCTGTCGATCCTCAAGACGGGCAAGGCGCGCGCCGTGCGCTTCACCACCCTGGACGCCCTGTGTCGCGAGCTGGACTGCCAGCCCGGCGACCTGCTGGCCCATGAGCCGGGCCCGCCGGCCTTCGACGACGAGGACTGAGGGTGGCCCGCTCCCCTTCGGGCAAGGGGCCGCCGAAAGCCGCATCCGCGACCAAGCCCGGAACGACCGAAGACGACAGGCGCATCTGGGGCCGCGTGACGGCCACGGTGACGCCCCCGGCGCAGCGCAAGGCCGCGCGCGTGACGCCCGGCGCCGTCCTGCCGGCGCTCGACGAGGCGCCGCCCGCCGCGCCGCCCGCCGCCCAGCGCGGCGTCGCCGGCAAGAAACGCGCCGCAGCCCTGACCCCCGCCTCGGCCGGACGCGTCGCCGCGTCCCCGCCGCCGAAGCCCCCGGCCCCGCGCCCCCGCCCGGCGCCCGAGGAGCTGGAGCCGCGCCGCCAGCGCCGCCTGTCGCGCGAGCGCGATCCGATCGAGGCGCGCATCGACCTGCACGGCTTCGGCCGCTTCGAGGCCGAGGACCAGCTGCGCGGCTTTCTGATCGGCTGCCAGGCGCGCGGCCTGCGCTCGGTCCTGGTCATCACCGGCCAGGGACGCCGGGGCGGCGGCGTCATCCGCGCCTCGGTGCACGAATGGCTGACGGGTCCCCACCTGCGCGGCGTCGTCTCGGGCTTCGCCTCGGCCCACCGCCGCCACGGCGGGGAGGGCGCGCTGTATGTGACGCTGAAGGGGCGGTGACGACCGAGAAAGAGCTTATCTCCACTCTCTTCGTCATCCTCGGGCTTGACCCGAGGATCGAGCGCGCAACGCGCTCACCTCTTCCCTTCCGTCTGGCGCCATTATTCCTGAACAGCGCGGAGCCGACAGCCCGATCCTCGGGTCAAGCCCGAGGATGACGGCGGAGGAAGGGATCACCCCTGCGCGTTCTTAACGGCGGCGGCCCCCGCCAGCGGCGCGATCACCAGGGCGAACAGGACGTAGGCGCCCAGCAGGGCCAGGGCCGAGGCGGGGCTCTGGCCGTTCGCCGCGCGGGTCAGGGCGCCGGCGCCGAACACCACCGGCGGAATGAACAGCGGCAGCACCACCACGGCGATCAGCAGCCCGCCGCGCCGCGCCCCCAGGGCCAGGGCCGCGCCCAGCGCCCCGGTGAAGGCGAACCCCAGGCCGCCCAGCGCCGCCGACAGCCCGGTCAGGCCGATGAGCTCGGCCGGCTGGCCCAGAGCCAGGGCCGCCACCGGCGCCGTGAGGGCCAGCGGCAGGCCCGTCGCCAGCCATTGCGCCAGGGCTTTGACCGTCATCGTCGCCTCCAGCGGCAGGGGTCCGGTCGCCAGCAGGTCCAGCGCCCCGTCCTCCAGGTCGCGCTCGAACATCCGCTCCAGCGACAGCAGGGAGGCCAGGGCCAGGGCCATCCAGGCCGCGCCCGAGGCCGCCGGGGCCAGGACGCGCGGATCGCCCCCCGCCGCCAGGGGCAGGATGGCCGTCAGGCACAGCAGGAAGCCGCAGGCCAGCAGCGGCCCGCCGCCGCCGCCCCAGGCCAGGGACAGTTCGCGCGCGAACAGGGCGCGGACGGCCGTCATCGCGTCGCCCCCAGGTCCAGCGGCCGCGCCGAGACGGGCAGGGGGTCGTGGACGGCGGCCAGGATCAGGCCGCCGCCCGCCAGATGCTCGGCCATCAGTTCAGCCGCGACGCCGCGCCAGGCCTCGTCCAGCGGGGCTAGGGGCTCGTCCAGCAGCCACAGGGCGCGCGGCGCGGCGACGAGGCGGGCCAGCGACAGCCGCCGCCTCTGACCGGCCGACAGCTTGCGCGTCTCCAGATCCAGCAGGGGGGCCAGCTTCAACCGCTCGACGGCGGCGGCCAGGGCGTCGGTCGAACCGCCCAGCCATTCGACCTGGAAACCCAACTCCTGCCTGGCCGTGCGCTGGGGCTTCAACCCTTCGTGATGGCCGAGCAGGTGCAGGGCCGCGCGCCGCGCCGTCTCGGCCTCGATCTCACCGTCGGCGCCGCGAAAGGCGACGCTCCCCGCGTCGGGCCGGATGAAGCCGGCCACGGCGCGCAAAAGGCTGGTCTTGCCCGCCCCGTTGGCTCCCGTCAGGGCGACCGCCTCGCCCGCCGACAGGCCGGTCGTCAGGCCGACGAACAACCGCCGTTCGCCGCGCGACAGGGTCAGGGACCGGATATCGACGCCGATCAGCACTTGCGAGTCTCTCTCAATGTCCACGTCAGGGGTGTGGATACATGGACGATGCCCCCGCGCGGGATTATATGCCCAAGCGCCGCAGCAGGCTTTCGCCGCGCGCGCCGGGGACCTGTGCGCCCCGACGTCCAGCGCGCGAAGGCGCAACCGAATTGTCGGGCGGCGTTTGCCAGAGGACTACTCTCCATGCCGTCGATCGACAGCCTCAAAACCCGCCAGGACCTCGCGGTCGGGCGCAAGAAATACGCCTATTACAGCCTTCCCGCCGCCGAGGAAGCCGGTCTGGCCGGGATTTCCCGCCTGCCGCGCTCGATGAAGGTGCTGCTGGAGAACCTGCTGCGCAACGAAGACGGCGTCTCCGTCACCGAGGACGACCTGAAGGCCGTCGCCGCCTGGATCGAAAACAAGGGCGCCGTCGAGCACGAGATCGCCTTCCGTCCGGCCCGCGTGCTGATGCAGGACTTCACCGGCGTTCCGGCTGTCGTCGACCTGGCGGCCATGCGCGACGCCATGGCCAAGCTGGGCGCCGATCCGGCCAAGATCAATCCGCTGAACCCTGTCGACCTGGTCATCGACCACTCGGTCATGGTCGACCACTTCGGCGACGCCAAGGCCTTCGGCCAGAACGTCGAGCGCGAATATGAGCGCAACATCGAACGCTACAACTTCCTGCGCTGGGGCTCGTCGGCCTTCAACAACTTCCGCGTCGTGCCGCCCGGCACCGGCATCTGCCACCAGGTCAACCTGGAGCACCTGGCCCAGACCGTCTGGACCGCCGAGGAAGGCCGCAAGACCGTCGCCTATCCCGACACCGTGGTCGGCACCGACAGCCACACCACCATGATCAACGGCCTGGCCGTCCTGGGCTGGGGCGTCGGCGGCATCGAGGCTGAGGCGGCCATGCTGGGCCAGCCGATCCCGATGCTGATCCCCGAAGTCATCGGCTTCAAACTGACCGGCAAGCTGCCGGAAGGCGCGACGGCCACCGACCTGGTGCTGACCGTCACCCAGATGCTGCGCAAGAAGGGCGTGGTCGGCAAGTTCGTGGAATTCTTCGGTCCCGCCATCGCCGGCATGACCATCGAGGACCAGGCGACCATCGCCAACATGGCCCCGGAATACGGCGCCACCTGCGGCTTCTTCCCGGTGTCGCAAGCCACCATCGACTATCTGACGGCCACCGGCCGTGAGAAGGCGCGCGTCGCCCTGGTCGAGGCCTACGCCAAGGCGCAGGGCCTGTGGATCGACGAAACCTCGGAAGACCCGATCTTCACCGACGTGCTGGAGCTGGACATCTCGACGGTCGTGCCGTCGCTGGCCGGTCCGAAGCGTCCGCAGGACCGCGTCGAGCTGACCGTCGCCGCCCCGGCCTTCGCCACCGCCCTGGCCGACGTCTTCGCGCGCCCGACCGACGCCCCGCGCGTCGCCGTCGAGGGTGAAAAGTTCGACCTGGGCGACGGCGACGTGGTCATCGCCGCCATCACCTCCTGCACCAACACCTCCAACCCGTCGGTGCTGATCGCCGCCGGCCTGGTGGCGCGCAAGGCCCACGCCCTGGGCATGAAGGTCAAGCCCTGGGTCAAGACCTCGCTGGCCCCCGGCTCGCAGGTCGTCACCGACTATCTGACCGACGCCGGCCTGCAGAAGGACCTGGACGCCCTGGGCTTCAACCTGGTCGGCTACGGCTGCACCACCTGCATCGGCAACTCCGGCCCGCTGGACCCGGCCGTGTCCAAGGCGATCAACGACAACGGCCTGGTGGCCACCTCGGTCCTGTCGGGCAACCGCAACTTCGAGGGCCGGGTGAACCCCGACGTCCAGGCCAACTACCTGGCCTCGCCGCCGCTGGTGGTGGCCTACGCCCTGGCCGGCTCGATGCGCATCGACATCACCAAGGAGCCGATCGGCCAGGACAAGAAGGGCAATGACGTCTTCCTGAAGGACGTGTGGCCGACCTCGGACGAGATCGCCGCCATCCAGAAGAAGTCGGTCACGCCCAAGATGTTCGCCAAGCGCTACGCCGACGTCTTCAAGGGCGACGAGCACTGGCAGGCCATCAAGGTCACCGGCGGCCAGACCTATGAGTGGGACGACAACTCCACCTACGTCCAGAACCCGCCCTACTTCGAGGGCCTGTCGATGGAGCCGGCCCCGGTCAGCGACATCGTCGAGGCGCGCATCCTGGGCATCTTCGGCGACTCGATCACCACCGACCACATCTCTCCGGCCGGTTCGATCAAGAAGGCCTCGCCGGCTGGTCAGTACCTGACCAACCACGGCGTCGACGCCCTGGACTTCAACAGCTACGGCGCCCGCCGCGGCAACCACGAAGTCATGATGCGCGGCACCTTCGCCAACATCCGCATCCGCAACCGCATCACCCCCGACATCGAGGGCGGCGTCACCAAGCACTTCCCCTCGGAAGACACGATGTCGATCTACGACGCGGCCATGCGCTACCAGTCGGAAGGCCGTCCGCTGGTCGTCTTCGCCGGCAAGGAATACGGCACCGGCTCCTCGCGCGACTGGGCGGCCAAGGGCACCCGCCTGCTGGGCGTCCGCGCCGTCATCGCCGAAAGCTATGAGCGCATCCACCGCTCGAACCTGGTCGGCATGGGCGTCGTCCCGCTGCAGTTCAAGGAAGACGGCTGGCAGAAGCTGGGCCTGACGGGCGAAGAGATCGTCACCATCCGCGGCCTGACCGACGCCAACGTCGGCAAGCTGAAGCCGCGTCAGGACCTGTGGGTCGAGCTGTTCCGTCCGTCGGACGGCAAGATGGCCCGCTTCCCGGTCCGCTGCCGCATCGATAACCAGACCGAGCTGGACTACTTCAAGGCCGGCGGCGTCATGCCCTACGTCCTGCGCAACCTCGCGCGCGGCGACGAGAAGTAAGAGGTCTCAAGCAGCGCGAAAGCGCGTTAGACCAAACAAGAATGAAGGCCGGCGGAGCGATCCGCCGGCCTTTTTCGTTGCCTTCCCCACCGCACCTGCCGTCATCCTCGGGCTTGACCCGAGGATCGAGTTCAGCGGCGCATTCGCCCTTGCCTACGCTGTGCAGGCGGACACCCCGATCCTCGGGTCAAGCCCGAGGATGACGGCGAGGGAGAAGAAGCGCAGAGGAAGGCTTGGCGGCCCAATCGGCCTCGCCGCTCGCCCCATCAGTCCAGCTTGAGCGCCTCGGCCAGCAGGCGCGCCTCGGCTGCGCGGCTGGAGCCGGCGCGCCAGGCGACCACGATCTCGCGGCGCGGCGCGTCGTCGGAAATGGGCCGCACGACGACGCCCGGACTGTCGGCCAGACCCGCCTTCACCGCCATCTGCGGCAGGAAGCTGACGCCCAGCCCCGAGGACACCATCTGCACCAGCGTATGCAAGGATGTGGCGGCGAAGACGTCCTCGCCGCGCGGCGCTTCGATATTGACCGCCGCCAGGGCCTGATCGCGCAGGCAGTGTCCGTCTTCCAGCAGGATCAGGTCGTCGGCCTTCAGCATTCCCTCCGGGATCGGCCCGGCGCCCGCCAGCGGATGGCCGACGGGGGCGGCGGCCAGGATCTCGTCGTCGCCGATATGGGCGTGGTCGATCCCCGGCGCGTCGTAAGGCAGGGCGATGACGGCGGCGTCCAGCTGGCCCGCCTTCAGCCCGGCGATCAGGCGCGGCGTCAGGTCTTCGCGGATGAACAGGCGCAGGCCCGGATACAGGGTCTTCAGCCCCGGCAGGGTGCGCGGCAGCAGGAAGGGCGCCACCGTCGGGATGATCCCCAGGCGGAACCGGCCCGACAGTGGCTTGCCCGCGTTCTGGGCCGCCTCGACCAGGTCCTCGGCGCGCGCCAGCACGTCCTCGGCCCGGCGCACCGCCTCGGCGCCCACGGCGGTCAGGATCACCGCCCCGCGCGTGCGCTCGACCACCGCGGTGCCCAGGACGCGCTCCAGCTCCTGCACCCCCGACGAGAGGGCGGGCTGGCTGACATGGGCGGCCTCGGCGGCGCGGCTGAAGGAGCCGTGCTCGGCCAGGAGCTTCAGATATTGCAGCTGGCGCAAGGTGGGCAGGACGGACATGGGTCACGCTGGTTGTTGAGAGGCCGCTCCAGACATAGGCGTCGCCTATGCCGAAATCAAAAGCCATCGATCGTTTCTATGAAGCCGGCGGCGGATGGCGCGCATCATAAGACAAATCTATTCGCATGAGCAAAATGATCGATTTGACTTAAGCAGCCTCAAGGCCCATCTCATGGCCTCGACGGTTCGCCCTCCCCCGGCGAGCCGACGGTCAATATCATTCGTCTCTAGGAGAAGCGCGATGCTCGGCGTCGGTCAAAAACTGCCTGATTTCAAAATTATCGGCGTGAAGCCGGGCTTCAACAGCCACGAAGAAAACGGCGAGTCGGCGTTCGAGCCGATCACCCAGGACAGCTTCGAGGGCAAGTGGAAGGTCATCTTCTTCTACCCGAAGGA
The nucleotide sequence above comes from Brevundimonas naejangsanensis. Encoded proteins:
- the rdgB gene encoding RdgB/HAM1 family non-canonical purine NTP pyrophosphatase, with protein sequence MNLKLIKGMRLVAATHNPGKAREIEALLDGHYRIVTAGELNLPEPDETESTFAGNAMLKARHAAQVSGEVALADDSGLSVAALDGAPGIFSARWAGPTKDFALAMRKVEQRLEETGSRDRSAWFTSALAVAWPDGPCVVVEGRVDGELVFPPRGDRGHGYDPIFQPEGSDLTFAEMDPAEKDAISHRGRAFARLKAALID
- the ccmB gene encoding heme exporter protein CcmB — encoded protein: MTAVRALFARELSLAWGGGGGPLLACGFLLCLTAILPLAAGGDPRVLAPAASGAAWMALALASLLSLERMFERDLEDGALDLLATGPLPLEATMTVKALAQWLATGLPLALTAPVAALALGQPAELIGLTGLSAALGGLGFAFTGALGAALALGARRGGLLIAVVVLPLFIPPVVFGAGALTRAANGQSPASALALLGAYVLFALVIAPLAGAAAVKNAQG
- a CDS encoding Smr/MutS family protein, with protein sequence MARSPSGKGPPKAASATKPGTTEDDRRIWGRVTATVTPPAQRKAARVTPGAVLPALDEAPPAAPPAAQRGVAGKKRAAALTPASAGRVAASPPPKPPAPRPRPAPEELEPRRQRRLSRERDPIEARIDLHGFGRFEAEDQLRGFLIGCQARGLRSVLVITGQGRRGGGVIRASVHEWLTGPHLRGVVSGFASAHRRHGGEGALYVTLKGR
- the ccmA gene encoding heme ABC exporter ATP-binding protein CcmA; this encodes MLIGVDIRSLTLSRGERRLFVGLTTGLSAGEAVALTGANGAGKTSLLRAVAGFIRPDAGSVAFRGADGEIEAETARRAALHLLGHHEGLKPQRTARQELGFQVEWLGGSTDALAAAVERLKLAPLLDLETRKLSAGQRRRLSLARLVAAPRALWLLDEPLAPLDEAWRGVAAELMAEHLAGGGLILAAVHDPLPVSARPLDLGATR
- the acnA gene encoding aconitate hydratase AcnA encodes the protein MPSIDSLKTRQDLAVGRKKYAYYSLPAAEEAGLAGISRLPRSMKVLLENLLRNEDGVSVTEDDLKAVAAWIENKGAVEHEIAFRPARVLMQDFTGVPAVVDLAAMRDAMAKLGADPAKINPLNPVDLVIDHSVMVDHFGDAKAFGQNVEREYERNIERYNFLRWGSSAFNNFRVVPPGTGICHQVNLEHLAQTVWTAEEGRKTVAYPDTVVGTDSHTTMINGLAVLGWGVGGIEAEAAMLGQPIPMLIPEVIGFKLTGKLPEGATATDLVLTVTQMLRKKGVVGKFVEFFGPAIAGMTIEDQATIANMAPEYGATCGFFPVSQATIDYLTATGREKARVALVEAYAKAQGLWIDETSEDPIFTDVLELDISTVVPSLAGPKRPQDRVELTVAAPAFATALADVFARPTDAPRVAVEGEKFDLGDGDVVIAAITSCTNTSNPSVLIAAGLVARKAHALGMKVKPWVKTSLAPGSQVVTDYLTDAGLQKDLDALGFNLVGYGCTTCIGNSGPLDPAVSKAINDNGLVATSVLSGNRNFEGRVNPDVQANYLASPPLVVAYALAGSMRIDITKEPIGQDKKGNDVFLKDVWPTSDEIAAIQKKSVTPKMFAKRYADVFKGDEHWQAIKVTGGQTYEWDDNSTYVQNPPYFEGLSMEPAPVSDIVEARILGIFGDSITTDHISPAGSIKKASPAGQYLTNHGVDALDFNSYGARRGNHEVMMRGTFANIRIRNRITPDIEGGVTKHFPSEDTMSIYDAAMRYQSEGRPLVVFAGKEYGTGSSRDWAAKGTRLLGVRAVIAESYERIHRSNLVGMGVVPLQFKEDGWQKLGLTGEEIVTIRGLTDANVGKLKPRQDLWVELFRPSDGKMARFPVRCRIDNQTELDYFKAGGVMPYVLRNLARGDEK
- a CDS encoding hydrogen peroxide-inducible genes activator — translated: MSVLPTLRQLQYLKLLAEHGSFSRAAEAAHVSQPALSSGVQELERVLGTAVVERTRGAVILTAVGAEAVRRAEDVLARAEDLVEAAQNAGKPLSGRFRLGIIPTVAPFLLPRTLPGLKTLYPGLRLFIREDLTPRLIAGLKAGQLDAAVIALPYDAPGIDHAHIGDDEILAAAPVGHPLAGAGPIPEGMLKADDLILLEDGHCLRDQALAAVNIEAPRGEDVFAATSLHTLVQMVSSGLGVSFLPQMAVKAGLADSPGVVVRPISDDAPRREIVVAWRAGSSRAAEARLLAEALKLD
- a CDS encoding DUF2975 domain-containing protein, whose product is MRFPKPDFLGKSAPRSPEDAPAYRLKSALRTPNVRTLGPGSVSSLLKIALDVAYVLMALVTGLLLLLWAASIFIPLDNLNVTVTDGTDGRQMPLTRPLLLFGLGALTAYFGGFLLILRYLRKIFRTLTLGDPFQPDNVRRLRQIGLILAVVTGGVWAAQGMVAARLAPGVMEPQGISDLLTPVFSILVVFVLAEVFREGARLRRESELTI
- a CDS encoding helix-turn-helix domain-containing protein yields the protein MAIRVQLDRILAQRRMSLTELADRVGVTVANLSILKTGKARAVRFTTLDALCRELDCQPGDLLAHEPGPPAFDDED